The Nitrospira sp. sequence GGCCGGATGGCGAGCCCAACCGACTCGGCGAAGCGTCTCGCTTACCGCCGCGGTGGCGGCAAACACCCCATAAAATTTATGCTGGAGAATTTCCGGATCTTGTCCGGAGAATGTCTGCATAAAACTCAGAGACCCGATCGGCCACGCCTCATGGTCACTCCATACCAGGAGGAACCCTCCAATTACAGCGAGCGCGCCAGGCAGGACGAAACGGGACCATACGGGCACGGGATACCGCAACGCATGGCCCAATTCAGCCAGTCCGAATAGTAATACGAAGAGTCCGGCGAAACGATGATTGAACTCCGAATAGGCGACGCCTTGGACTGAGCCCTCCCAATCAACATTTCCATGTTCGTCGTGAGGAGTATGCGTCGTACCTGTTCCACGGGAGACATCGGGGTGAGCAAGCTGTAGTGCATGCCCGTCGAGAAACCGGGTAAGCGGAAGGACGAACAGAACACACAGAGCGAGCGCGAAAATCCACCACTTCATACGAGAGCCGCTGTACGGAGAACGCAGATAGTGGAAAGGCCCATCCAGACGGCCGGATGGGCCTTAACGTTGTCCGCTATAAACATATGCTCTTACATGAACTTCATAAACTTGTCTTTCGCCTCGTCCATCACTTGAGCGGTGATGGTCGACACTCCACGTTCCTTTGCCAGACGTTCGATCTCTTTTCGGGCCATCGGCCGGATAAAGTCCGGAATGTTTTCGAGCCGTTGTTCGGCCTCCCGTGACCACGTCATGCCGTTGGGCGAATCACTCTTCGAGTCATCCATGACTTGGAGCGTGATCGTCTTGAACCCGTGCTTGCGCGCGTACGTCTCGACACTGCCTTGAACCATTGGTTTGACAAAAGCAGGCAGCCGATCAAGTTTTTCCTTGGCATCGGGTGTCCAGGTGAACTCGGAAGATCCGGCGTTGGTTCCGTTCTCGGGCTTACCGCCGGCTGTCAGGCCCATCTCAGCTACCATGGCCGAGAACGGACAGCCACTCGCTTTCTCAGGAGCTTTCGCCGGTGACGCTGCTGTCGTGGACACAGCCGGCGCACTTAGAGTTTGCTTAGTCGCTGTGGGAGCCGCTTGACCGTTTCCCGCTAACGCGCGTAAACCTTCCATAGACGCCGCTGGCTCTGCCCGCGCTCCCAGTTTCAACCCCAAGGCATTCATCATGTTCGTTTCGCCGGCATTGGTCACCATCGAAAACTTTGCGTTACACGACGGACATGCGAAAAAGACTCCAAGCGACCCTTCCTCTGGTTTCTCAACCTTCTCGAGGCCCATATAGGTTTCGCAGTTGAGGCATACAAATTTCATATAGACTCCTGTTCCAGCGATCCGAGAAAACTTGCTTCAAGGCTACGCTATCACACGGATTTTCGGTGAGTCAAACCGCTGGAGAGGAACGGGAGCGAGACAGGCAGTTTTAAAATTCTGGACCGATAAGACGAAGTGCCTGCCGCAGTGTTCCAGGGTCTCCCGCGGAGAGTCGACTCTAGATCGAATACTGGAAGATCGGTTTCGCGCCAATGGCTTGTGCGAGCACACCCCGACGCTTCAGCTCTTCGAGAATGC is a genomic window containing:
- a CDS encoding PCP reductase family protein, producing MKFVCLNCETYMGLEKVEKPEEGSLGVFFACPSCNAKFSMVTNAGETNMMNALGLKLGARAEPAASMEGLRALAGNGQAAPTATKQTLSAPAVSTTAASPAKAPEKASGCPFSAMVAEMGLTAGGKPENGTNAGSSEFTWTPDAKEKLDRLPAFVKPMVQGSVETYARKHGFKTITLQVMDDSKSDSPNGMTWSREAEQRLENIPDFIRPMARKEIERLAKERGVSTITAQVMDEAKDKFMKFM